One Solibacillus sp. FSL R7-0668 genomic region harbors:
- a CDS encoding ImmA/IrrE family metallo-endopeptidase, whose protein sequence is MDQLLQQVERLAEDYYKKYISDKTSLVIADVLEDIIIQQGIEVIYIRLPKLDEESRLLNGMFLKHVDSSVQPKIVINQLDSARTQHFTLAHEWFHYILESEDLKKYDIHISSNDVLERAGDYFAATILMNKDAFISYFEIIGGQAIEKKIYKLADIFKVPYVSVVRRIKELGLWDVTAYANFTEEQFIQLREDLLGESLLDTAPKRKQFEQFQEKVIVREAAGTLPSIEAAKILADLNPALAQTYYEKSASAQDIDALWDELDE, encoded by the coding sequence ATGGACCAATTATTACAACAAGTCGAACGCTTAGCGGAAGATTATTATAAAAAGTATATATCAGATAAAACATCGCTCGTCATTGCGGATGTACTAGAGGATATTATCATCCAGCAAGGTATTGAAGTCATTTATATACGGCTGCCAAAGCTAGATGAAGAAAGTCGTTTATTAAATGGGATGTTTTTAAAACATGTGGACTCAAGCGTGCAGCCCAAAATCGTGATTAATCAGCTCGATTCGGCACGAACGCAACATTTCACACTCGCACATGAATGGTTCCATTACATTTTAGAATCGGAGGACTTAAAGAAATATGATATCCATATTTCTTCAAATGATGTATTGGAGCGTGCAGGTGATTACTTTGCAGCGACCATTTTAATGAATAAAGATGCATTTATTTCATATTTTGAAATCATTGGCGGGCAAGCAATTGAAAAGAAAATTTATAAGCTAGCGGATATTTTCAAAGTGCCCTATGTGAGTGTTGTTCGCCGTATAAAAGAGTTAGGGCTCTGGGATGTGACAGCGTATGCGAATTTTACAGAAGAACAATTTATACAGTTACGTGAAGATTTACTGGGCGAGTCGCTTTTAGATACGGCACCAAAGCGCAAACAGTTTGAGCAGTTTCAGGAAAAGGTGATTGTGCGTGAGGCAGCAGGTACATTACCAAGTATTGAGGCAGCGAAAATTTTAGCGGATTTGAATCCAGCCTTAGCACAAACGTATTATGAAAAGTCTGCCAGTGCACAGGACATCGATGCACTGTGGGATGAATTAGACGAGTAA
- a CDS encoding AAA family ATPase — MGNVTEIKDYLNAQFLEREAEVEAILTAVLAKQHTLLIGPAGTGKSALASELHRCIDGLSYFQWLLTKFSTPEEVFGPLSLAGLERDEYVRNIEGKLPTVHLAFLDEIFKSNSAVLNALLTLINERIFYNGGDVLEAPLMTVIGASNEYPESEGLEALFDRFLLRMETRYIQSDQTFLKLLAPSKKLIVPKMTLEELEDEQFAVSLIDIPRHVLEKLVVVRGDLKNEGVQASDRRYKQSLPILQARAYLQGRAEVRLSDLLLLQHALWETPEQQGLVKDVLESHCLLKSEQELQKLASVYQTLHQKYGVMGTLNVTDEEIAEGNMQLKEVTQRVAALMKSNPEIETESQQLLTDIQAFQASLAAATLDIEGV; from the coding sequence ATGGGCAATGTCACGGAGATTAAAGACTATTTAAATGCACAGTTCTTGGAGCGTGAAGCGGAGGTTGAGGCAATCTTAACAGCAGTCCTTGCGAAGCAGCATACGCTACTCATTGGACCAGCAGGCACTGGGAAGTCAGCGCTCGCGAGTGAGCTGCATCGTTGTATTGATGGGCTTTCTTACTTCCAGTGGTTACTGACGAAGTTCTCGACGCCTGAAGAGGTATTTGGTCCACTGTCACTAGCGGGGCTTGAGCGTGATGAGTATGTGCGAAATATAGAAGGGAAGTTGCCAACCGTGCATCTGGCGTTTCTTGATGAAATTTTTAAGTCAAACAGTGCAGTATTAAATGCATTACTGACACTCATTAATGAACGCATTTTTTATAACGGGGGCGATGTACTAGAGGCACCATTGATGACGGTTATTGGTGCGTCAAATGAGTATCCTGAAAGTGAGGGGCTAGAAGCGTTGTTTGACAGGTTCCTACTGCGTATGGAAACGCGTTATATTCAGTCGGATCAAACGTTTTTAAAGCTACTAGCGCCAAGTAAAAAGTTAATTGTGCCGAAAATGACCTTAGAAGAGCTTGAAGATGAGCAATTTGCGGTGAGCTTAATTGATATTCCACGTCACGTACTTGAAAAGTTAGTCGTGGTGCGTGGGGACTTAAAAAATGAAGGGGTGCAGGCATCGGATCGTCGTTATAAGCAGAGTTTACCGATTTTACAAGCTCGTGCGTATTTACAGGGACGTGCAGAGGTAAGGCTATCGGATTTACTGCTTTTACAGCATGCCCTGTGGGAAACACCTGAGCAGCAGGGGCTCGTAAAGGATGTACTCGAGAGTCATTGTCTACTAAAAAGTGAACAGGAATTGCAGAAGTTAGCGTCGGTGTACCAAACGCTTCACCAGAAATACGGCGTTATGGGTACATTGAATGTAACAGACGAGGAAATTGCAGAAGGTAATATGCAGCTAAAAGAGGTGACGCAGCGAGTTGCGGCACTGATGAAAAGTAATCCTGAAATTGAAACAGAGTCACAGCAGCTACTTACAGACATTCAAGCGTTTCAAGCGAGTCTGGCTGCTGCCACATTAGACATTGAAGGGGTGTAA
- a CDS encoding vWA domain-containing protein: protein MKRETVLNTDLFDDYAYDKIYQSSKKLQSITKKQEYPYFRALQQDMWSSLYKVNPQIEAEVAPELVGNQSLMQKVMTDEAYSQAKPKTTLDTLTAAISSLLFTEKVSQWLDEMKESEPVKQAYEHLQQAYGEEKEEALEQLATAIQQEAENGTPSLSGIPDESKPIEAGVKALLAGNGHMDSKVPLAEKLELAELLMQHPKLSRIASEIGRFQLLSGGFRKKRVEEAPGVADITLGTELENVLSSELVTLRHPLLKRVFQKKFVEGNLLTFKHEGQAAAGQGPMVICIDESGSMNGSQEESKAYCLSLLLKAKKQKRDVAIIRFDDQVVTHTYKKGQISASELVQFATSFMGGGTNFERPLTEAMQQIQTSRFQKADIVFITDGEADVSEAFLTRYHELKKERGFHTYGILIGMQNTTSLERFCDEVMSIQNLKDKGAIQVLKKIN, encoded by the coding sequence ATGAAACGTGAAACGGTACTCAATACGGATCTCTTTGATGATTATGCGTACGACAAAATTTATCAATCCTCAAAGAAACTACAAAGTATTACAAAAAAGCAGGAATACCCATACTTTCGGGCGTTGCAGCAGGATATGTGGAGTAGCTTGTATAAGGTGAACCCACAAATTGAAGCCGAAGTCGCCCCAGAGCTAGTCGGTAATCAAAGCTTAATGCAAAAGGTGATGACAGACGAGGCGTATAGCCAGGCGAAACCAAAAACGACATTAGATACGCTCACAGCAGCCATCTCGTCACTCCTATTTACGGAAAAAGTATCACAGTGGCTTGATGAAATGAAAGAAAGTGAGCCAGTGAAACAGGCATACGAGCATTTGCAGCAGGCATACGGTGAGGAAAAAGAGGAGGCGCTTGAGCAGCTTGCGACGGCCATTCAACAAGAGGCGGAGAATGGCACACCTAGCTTGAGTGGGATACCAGACGAATCAAAGCCGATTGAAGCCGGTGTGAAGGCACTCCTAGCAGGAAACGGGCATATGGACAGTAAAGTGCCACTAGCTGAAAAACTAGAGCTAGCAGAACTGTTAATGCAACATCCCAAGCTCTCACGCATCGCCAGTGAAATTGGTCGCTTTCAACTATTGTCAGGCGGTTTTCGAAAGAAACGTGTGGAAGAGGCACCCGGTGTGGCAGATATTACACTAGGTACAGAGCTTGAAAATGTGCTAAGTAGTGAGCTCGTCACGCTGCGTCATCCATTACTAAAGCGAGTGTTTCAAAAAAAGTTTGTTGAAGGAAATTTACTGACGTTTAAGCATGAAGGACAAGCAGCGGCAGGGCAGGGACCAATGGTGATTTGTATTGATGAATCTGGCTCGATGAATGGGTCTCAGGAGGAATCGAAAGCGTACTGCCTGTCACTTTTGTTAAAGGCAAAAAAGCAAAAGCGTGACGTCGCCATTATTCGTTTTGACGACCAAGTAGTAACGCATACGTATAAAAAAGGGCAAATTTCTGCAAGTGAGCTCGTACAGTTTGCGACAAGCTTTATGGGTGGTGGCACGAACTTTGAGCGACCTCTCACGGAAGCGATGCAGCAAATTCAGACGAGTCGCTTTCAAAAGGCAGATATTGTGTTTATTACAGACGGTGAAGCAGATGTAAGTGAAGCGTTTTTAACAAGATACCACGAGCTAAAAAAAGAACGTGGCTTTCATACGTATGGCATCTTGATTGGTATGCAAAATACGACGTCACTTGAGCGGTTTTGTGATGAAGTAATGAGTATTCAAAATTTAAAGGATAAAGGAGCGATACAAGTACTAAAGAAAATCAATTAA